CTGCTTTGATGGGCATTAAACAGTGATAATTCTGAGGTTGGGTCATAGGTAGACATTAGCTTATTTACGCGAACCAACAAAGCATCTATTTGACGCTGAGTCTCTGCCGCAGAAGGGCCAATATCAGGGTGGTACTTAACATTATAAGTTGTGCCCATAGTAGCACCGCTTAGATGAATATCTTCAGCTGTGATAGGTTTTTGCACAAAATAAATAATTGCACAAACCACTATCAACAAGATTATCAGTAGTTTTGATTTTGCCATGAACAGTCACTCTTGAACCAAAAAAAGAGGGACATAAATGCCCCTCTACTTTTAACGCTGGTTGTCTTAATTAGCCGCCGAAATCATCCAACATGATGTTTTCGTCTTCTACACCTAATTCTTTCAGCATATTGATAACCGCTGCATTCATCATAGGTGGCCCACACATGTAGAATTCACAATCTTCCGGCGCAGGGTGATCTTTAAGGTAATTTTCAAGCAATACATTGTGGATAAATCCGGTATCACCCGTCCAATTATCTTCAGGCTGCGGATCAGAAAGGGCCACATACCATTTAAAGTTTTCATTTTCCTTTTGCAACATATCAAAATCTTCTACGTAGAACATTTCACGTAGTGATCTTGCGCCATACCAAAAGGTAATTTTACGATCCGTATGGATTCGACGAAGTTGGTCAAAGATATGTGAACGCATTGGCGCCATACCAGCACCGCCGCCGATGAAGACCATTTCAGCATCGGTATCTTTTGCAAAGAACTCACCGAAAGGACCGGAAATCGTCGCTTTGTCACCTTCCTTTAGACTCCAAATATAAGACGACATTTTACCAGCAGGAAGGCTTAGATTATTAGGTGGCGGCGAAGCGATTCGCACGTTCAACATAATAATACCTTCTTCTTCTGGATAGTTAGCCATCGAATAAGCGCGGATAGTTTCTTCTTCAACTTTAGATTCAATATTGAAGAAACCGAAACGCTCCCAATCCCCTCTATATTCATCAGGAACATCGAAGTCACTATATTTAACATGATGAGGTGGAGCTTCAATCTGAATATATCCACCGGCACGAAATGGTACGCTTTCACCATTCGGAATCGCTAATTTAAGCTCTTTGATGAAAGTTGCTTTGTTATCATTAGAAATAACATCACAGTCCCACTTCTTGATACCAAAAACTTCCTCTGGCAATTCAATTTTCATGTCCTGTTTAATCGCAACCTGACAAGATAAACGACAGCCCTCTTTAGCTTCGCGCTTGCTGATGTGATCCAATTCAGTTGGCAGTATTTCACCACCGCCTTCTTTGATATCAACACGACATTGACCGCAAGAACCACCGCCACCACAAGCTGAAGAAACAAAAATGCCCGAATCGGCTAACGCACCCAACAATTTTCCACCTGGTGAGGTGGTAATCGCTTTTTCAGGATCGTTGTTAATTAATATAGTCACATCACCGGATGGGACTAGCTTAGATTTCGCGAACATGATGATAAGTACTAATGCCAATACAATGGCAATAAACATACCTACACCAAGGTAAATTTCAGTTTGGTTCATTTACTATTACTCCTTAGTGCCGTCGCTTAAAGCGCTACGCCAGTGAATGACTGGAAACCTAGAGCCATTAGACCCGCGATCATGAAAACCGAGCCTAAGCCACGAATGCCTTCAGGCATATCAGCATATTTTAATTTTTCCCGTACCGCAGCAAGCAAGGTAATGGCAATTGCCCATCCCAAGCCGCTACCTATACCGTACACGACACTTTCGCTGAAGTTGTATTCACGTTGAACCGCAAAAGCTACGCCACCAAAGATTGCACAGTTAACGGTAATCAAAGGTAGGAATATACCTAGAGCGTTGTACAGTGCCGGGAAGAATTTATCTAAACTCATTTCCAGAATTTGTACTAACGCTGCAATAACCCCAATGAAAGTCAAAAAGTTTAAGAAGCTCAAATCGGCATCAGGAAAACCAGCCCAATCGAGGGCTCCTGGGGCAAGGATATTGACGTAAATAACTTGGTTAACCGGTACTGAGATACCTAGCACAACCACAACCGCAACACCTAAGCCCATGGCTGTTTTGACTTTTTTAGATACGGCTAAGAAAGTACACATTCCAAGGAACAGTGATAGTGCCATGTTTTCGATAAAAACAGAGCGAACAAAAAGACTAAGATAATGTTCCATAAGTTACTCCTTCGGCTCAACTTGTTCTGGACGTATAGTTCGGATAAACCAAATTAAACCACCAATCAAAAAGAATGAACTGAATGGCAAAATTAGCAGGCCGTTACCTTGATACCAACCACCGTTTTGAATCAGTGGCAGGATCTCAAAACCTAAAATGGTGCCGAAACCGGTCAACTCTTTTATGGTACCAATAATAATAAGTACGAAAGAATAACCAAGACCGTTACCAATACCATCAAGGAAGCTCATAAGAGGCGGACTCTTCATAGCATAAGCTTCGGCTCGACCCATTACGATACAGTTGGTAATAATCAAGCCAACAAATACTGACAGCTCTTTTGCCACCTGATAAGAATAAGCCTTCAGGATTTGGTCAACGACAATTACCAAGGAAGCGATAATGGTCATCTGAATGATGATCCGCACACTAGAAGGTATATGGTTACGAATAATAGAGATAAACAAATTCGAAAACGCCACTACCGTAGTCAATGCCAATGACATAACTAATGCGGTTTCTAATTTGGTGGTGATAGCCAAGGCAGAACAGACACCAAGTACCTGTAATGCGATGGGGTTGTTACTTAGAATAGGTCCGAACAAGACCTGTTTCATTTCTTTTACTTCAGCCATTGCCCTAACCCTTATGATTTCCAATTCTGATTTTTCAGATACGGTCCGTAGCCATTCTCACCAGCCCAGTAAACCAATGTATTCTCAACACCGTTACTGGTTAGTGTAGCGCCGGATAGTGCATCAACAGCATACTCGTTATTTGGATTGGCATTTTTTTGAACATCAATGGCTACTTCACCATTTTTGTATAATTTCTTACCATCCCATTTAGATTTCCAACCTGGATTAAGGACTTCACCGCCTAATCCTGGGGTTTCTTTTTGTTGATAATAGACCAATTCACGAATGGTATTGCCATCGCTATCAACTGCTAGGAAGCCATACATCAAATCCCAAAGACCACTGCCATGCACTGGCAAGACTATACGGTCTACAGCACCATTTTCAGTTTTAACAATGTAAACACTGGCAACACTCGAGCGGCGTTGAAATCCAACATTACTGTTTTCAACTTTAACAGTGTATTTAGGATCATTGGCGGCTTTATACATATCAAAGCCGTCTTCGACTTCTACATATTCACCGGTGGCGATATTGATATGACGTTCATCTACATATTTATCGAAGGTACATATCACGTCGCAGTCGGCGGTTACTGCAATACCTGCAGCTTCAAGAATGTTAGTTTGTTTGTCTTTAGCGGCATTGATTTGTTGTAAGTCGCGCAACCCAACAGCAGCGCCAGAAACAATAATCGAACACACTAAACATACGGCGATTACTACACCGAGTGTTTTTCCTAAGGTTTCCTTTTTAGCTGACACGAGCAACCCTCCGCTTGATATTACTTTGCGCCACGAAATAATCGAATAATGGCGCCCACAGGTTGGCAAATAATATTGCTAACATGATCCCTTCTGGGAAGGCGGGATTTAGGACACGGATCATTACCGTCATAAATCCGATTAAAAATCCGTAAG
Above is a window of Aliiglaciecola sp. LCG003 DNA encoding:
- the nqrF gene encoding NADH:ubiquinone reductase (Na(+)-transporting) subunit F; the protein is MNQTEIYLGVGMFIAIVLALVLIIMFAKSKLVPSGDVTILINNDPEKAITTSPGGKLLGALADSGIFVSSACGGGGSCGQCRVDIKEGGGEILPTELDHISKREAKEGCRLSCQVAIKQDMKIELPEEVFGIKKWDCDVISNDNKATFIKELKLAIPNGESVPFRAGGYIQIEAPPHHVKYSDFDVPDEYRGDWERFGFFNIESKVEEETIRAYSMANYPEEEGIIMLNVRIASPPPNNLSLPAGKMSSYIWSLKEGDKATISGPFGEFFAKDTDAEMVFIGGGAGMAPMRSHIFDQLRRIHTDRKITFWYGARSLREMFYVEDFDMLQKENENFKWYVALSDPQPEDNWTGDTGFIHNVLLENYLKDHPAPEDCEFYMCGPPMMNAAVINMLKELGVEDENIMLDDFGG
- the nqrE gene encoding NADH:ubiquinone reductase (Na(+)-transporting) subunit E — translated: MEHYLSLFVRSVFIENMALSLFLGMCTFLAVSKKVKTAMGLGVAVVVVLGISVPVNQVIYVNILAPGALDWAGFPDADLSFLNFLTFIGVIAALVQILEMSLDKFFPALYNALGIFLPLITVNCAIFGGVAFAVQREYNFSESVVYGIGSGLGWAIAITLLAAVREKLKYADMPEGIRGLGSVFMIAGLMALGFQSFTGVAL
- a CDS encoding NADH:ubiquinone reductase (Na(+)-transporting) subunit D — its product is MAEVKEMKQVLFGPILSNNPIALQVLGVCSALAITTKLETALVMSLALTTVVAFSNLFISIIRNHIPSSVRIIIQMTIIASLVIVVDQILKAYSYQVAKELSVFVGLIITNCIVMGRAEAYAMKSPPLMSFLDGIGNGLGYSFVLIIIGTIKELTGFGTILGFEILPLIQNGGWYQGNGLLILPFSSFFLIGGLIWFIRTIRPEQVEPKE
- a CDS encoding Na(+)-translocating NADH-quinone reductase subunit C, with protein sequence MSAKKETLGKTLGVVIAVCLVCSIIVSGAAVGLRDLQQINAAKDKQTNILEAAGIAVTADCDVICTFDKYVDERHINIATGEYVEVEDGFDMYKAANDPKYTVKVENSNVGFQRRSSVASVYIVKTENGAVDRIVLPVHGSGLWDLMYGFLAVDSDGNTIRELVYYQQKETPGLGGEVLNPGWKSKWDGKKLYKNGEVAIDVQKNANPNNEYAVDALSGATLTSNGVENTLVYWAGENGYGPYLKNQNWKS